A window of Paremcibacter congregatus contains these coding sequences:
- the glpK gene encoding glycerol kinase GlpK, protein MTGYILALDQGTTSSRAMIFDDTGAVVARAQQEIPLSYPRDGWVELAGADILSSTFDCARQALSQMPDGTRPQALGITNQRETTLIWDRATGEPVYPAIVWQDRRTAEQCREMVAAGQEAGVMEKTGLLLDPYFSATKISWILDHVPGARARAARGELAFGTVDSFLLWHLTGGEVHATDVTNAARTLLFNIHDLAWDEALLDLFRVPAEVLPEVQACDHHFGAVKAELFGFTLPITAMAGDQQAALVGQNCLTAGDVKCTYGTGGFLMMNVGSEPVMSQNRLLTTVAYQVKGQTAYALEGSFFSAGSSIQWLRDGLGVIAHAAETEDLARSIDSCKGVYLVPAFTGLGAPHWNPDARGSLFGLTRDSGRAEIARAALESIGYQTADLIDAMQQDAGLEVGHLKVDGGMVANQWLLQFIADIITVDVHRPRITETTSVGIAILAGIGSGMVNAIRDLSIFCEYDLHITPNRHDIEKNIKKNGWKKALKSTCYYST, encoded by the coding sequence ATGACAGGCTATATTCTGGCCCTTGATCAGGGTACCACCAGCAGCCGGGCCATGATCTTTGATGACACAGGCGCCGTGGTGGCCCGGGCCCAACAGGAAATTCCCCTTTCCTATCCCCGGGATGGCTGGGTCGAGCTGGCCGGGGCGGATATTCTTTCCTCGACGTTTGATTGTGCACGGCAGGCGCTGAGCCAGATGCCGGACGGGACCCGCCCGCAGGCGTTAGGCATTACCAATCAGCGGGAAACCACATTAATATGGGATCGGGCGACCGGTGAGCCAGTCTATCCGGCGATTGTCTGGCAGGACCGCAGAACGGCGGAACAATGCCGCGAGATGGTGGCGGCGGGTCAGGAGGCGGGGGTGATGGAAAAAACCGGCCTGTTGCTCGACCCCTATTTCTCGGCGACCAAGATTTCCTGGATTCTGGATCATGTGCCGGGCGCCCGGGCGCGGGCGGCGCGGGGCGAGCTCGCCTTTGGTACGGTGGACAGTTTCCTGCTCTGGCATCTGACCGGGGGAGAGGTGCATGCCACGGACGTCACCAACGCGGCGCGTACCCTGTTGTTCAATATCCATGATCTGGCCTGGGACGAAGCGTTGCTCGACCTGTTTCGGGTGCCGGCGGAAGTGCTGCCGGAGGTTCAGGCCTGCGATCATCACTTTGGCGCTGTCAAGGCGGAACTGTTCGGTTTTACCCTGCCCATTACAGCGATGGCCGGGGACCAGCAGGCGGCCCTGGTGGGGCAGAACTGTCTGACGGCGGGGGATGTGAAATGCACCTATGGTACGGGCGGCTTTCTGATGATGAATGTCGGGTCGGAACCGGTTATGTCGCAGAACCGTCTGTTGACCACGGTGGCCTATCAGGTCAAGGGGCAGACCGCCTATGCTCTGGAAGGCAGTTTCTTTTCCGCCGGTTCCAGCATTCAATGGCTCAGGGACGGGCTGGGGGTCATTGCCCATGCGGCGGAAACCGAAGATCTGGCGCGTTCCATTGACAGTTGCAAAGGGGTGTATCTGGTGCCGGCCTTTACCGGACTTGGCGCCCCGCATTGGAACCCGGATGCGCGGGGCAGCCTGTTTGGTCTGACCCGGGACAGTGGCCGGGCCGAGATTGCGCGGGCGGCGCTGGAATCGATCGGTTATCAGACGGCGGACCTGATTGACGCGATGCAGCAGGACGCCGGGCTAGAGGTCGGACACCTGAAAGTTGACGGGGGCATGGTGGCCAATCAATGGCTGTTGCAGTTCATTGCCGATATTATAACCGTAGATGTGCACCGGCCGCGGATTACGGAGACCACTTCTGTCGGTATTGCGATACTCGCAGGGATTGGGTCCGGTATGGTTAACGCAATTAGGGATTTGTCAATATTTTGCGAGTATGATCTTCACATCACGCCGAATCGGCATGATATTGAAAAAAATATAAAGAAAAATGGTTGGAAAAAAGCCCTGAAATCAACGTGTTATTATTCCACGTAG
- a CDS encoding ArsR/SmtB family transcription factor has translation MINMIDSDRLQESSSEAADFLKTMANSNRLVILSRLMDGEMCVGDLEKNLNISQSALSQHLSRMRSEGMVSTRRESQQIFYRIKDERVAHLLKLTYDLFCRDEYAEAV, from the coding sequence ATGATAAATATGATTGATTCGGACAGACTTCAGGAATCTTCTTCTGAAGCAGCAGACTTTCTTAAAACAATGGCAAACTCGAACCGGCTGGTGATTTTAAGCCGCCTGATGGACGGTGAAATGTGCGTTGGGGATCTGGAGAAAAACCTTAATATTTCTCAATCCGCTTTGTCACAGCATCTGAGCCGCATGCGGTCTGAAGGCATGGTATCAACCCGCAGAGAAAGCCAGCAGATTTTCTATCGCATCAAAGACGAACGGGTGGCGCATTTGCTGAAGCTGACCTATGACCTCTTTTGTCGCGATGAATATGCAGAGGCCGTTTAG
- a CDS encoding alpha/beta hydrolase family protein, producing the protein MSRISSLFLYVVCLGLTVFALLGSAARATETGGAISAEAFGDLPNFRLIKLSPTGKRVASLQNYQGGYVLVTQSFDKAESDAVYVSAYKGYEIESVRWVNDHRLIVTVGWTERDGFLRYRMSRIVAMNWDKSNSIQLLKRDLKSQFHSDVISMLPDDPDHILMGVDRSKTNYPDVYKVNVNTGSMKRQVRSRASVRDWWADGKGVVRMGMGMYKLRNRLIFRNSADDSWRTLAKYDVIKDDVPFTMAGFTEVPHVIYVSKLDEKGRKAFYRYDTEQEEFLEKIAGHDTVDVSELIINDKGGLDGYRYLDEMPHTVYRNSLYKALQKMLKKNFPYKQVQMVSKSRDEKKFIIKVMAPDLPGDLYFLNLETKELYKFNETHAMLASSKLSPMEMISYTARDGLAISGYLSLPRGVDRETAKNIPMVILPHGGPFARDSYGFDYWVQFLTTRGYGVLQMNYRGSEGYGTVFEALGHHEWGRKMLEDINDGTKWAIEQGFADADRICIMGGSYGGYAALQAVVKDPTLYKCSVAFAAVTDVSRMMQDDRHFLDYRRWQYYIRNDDLGFADISPINHVDKLNVPILLVHGTEDVRVRYDHSKAMAQKLKRARKSFKFVTLKDGDHHLSNQKDRIKFLQEVEKFLAKNL; encoded by the coding sequence ATGTCACGCATTTCATCTTTATTTCTTTATGTAGTCTGCCTTGGTCTGACGGTATTTGCCCTGTTGGGCAGCGCCGCTCGGGCGACAGAGACAGGCGGGGCCATTTCGGCGGAGGCTTTTGGCGATTTGCCGAACTTCCGTTTGATCAAATTGTCTCCCACGGGCAAACGGGTGGCGTCACTGCAAAATTATCAGGGCGGTTATGTCCTGGTGACCCAGAGTTTTGACAAAGCGGAATCAGACGCCGTTTATGTTTCCGCCTATAAGGGTTATGAGATTGAATCAGTGCGGTGGGTCAATGATCACCGGTTGATTGTCACTGTCGGCTGGACAGAACGGGACGGCTTTCTGCGCTACCGGATGAGCCGCATCGTGGCGATGAATTGGGACAAATCAAATTCAATTCAGCTTTTGAAACGGGATTTGAAATCTCAGTTCCACAGTGATGTGATCAGTATGTTGCCGGATGATCCGGATCATATTCTGATGGGGGTGGATCGCAGTAAAACAAACTATCCTGATGTGTATAAGGTCAATGTCAATACTGGCAGTATGAAACGTCAGGTGCGCAGCAGAGCGTCGGTGCGGGACTGGTGGGCCGACGGTAAGGGCGTGGTGCGCATGGGCATGGGCATGTATAAACTGCGCAACCGCCTGATTTTCCGCAATAGCGCGGACGACAGTTGGCGAACCCTGGCGAAATATGATGTCATCAAGGATGACGTCCCCTTCACCATGGCCGGTTTCACAGAAGTTCCTCATGTTATTTATGTTTCAAAACTGGATGAGAAGGGCCGCAAGGCTTTTTATCGGTATGATACGGAACAGGAAGAATTTCTCGAGAAGATCGCGGGTCATGATACGGTTGATGTTTCGGAATTGATCATCAATGATAAAGGCGGTCTTGACGGGTACCGGTATCTGGATGAAATGCCTCATACGGTATACAGGAACAGTCTGTATAAAGCCCTACAGAAAATGTTGAAGAAAAACTTCCCCTACAAGCAGGTCCAGATGGTCAGTAAAAGCCGGGATGAAAAGAAATTCATCATCAAGGTTATGGCGCCTGACCTGCCGGGTGACCTCTATTTCCTTAATCTGGAGACCAAAGAACTGTATAAGTTTAATGAAACCCATGCGATGCTGGCGAGCAGCAAATTGTCTCCTATGGAGATGATTAGCTATACGGCCCGGGACGGGCTGGCTATTTCCGGGTATCTGTCCCTGCCCCGGGGTGTCGACCGGGAAACGGCGAAAAATATTCCCATGGTGATCCTGCCCCACGGCGGCCCGTTCGCCCGGGACAGTTATGGGTTTGATTATTGGGTGCAGTTTCTTACCACTCGCGGGTACGGTGTCTTGCAGATGAATTATCGTGGATCAGAAGGCTATGGCACGGTATTCGAGGCCCTCGGCCACCATGAATGGGGCCGCAAGATGCTCGAAGACATTAATGACGGCACCAAATGGGCGATTGAGCAGGGCTTCGCCGATGCGGACCGCATTTGCATTATGGGCGGCAGTTATGGTGGTTATGCGGCATTGCAGGCGGTGGTCAAGGACCCGACGCTATATAAATGCTCCGTCGCCTTTGCCGCGGTGACTGATGTGAGCCGTATGATGCAGGATGACCGGCATTTTCTTGATTATCGTCGTTGGCAGTATTATATCCGCAATGATGATCTGGGTTTTGCTGATATTTCACCGATCAATCATGTGGATAAACTGAATGTTCCGATCCTGCTGGTTCACGGCACTGAAGACGTGCGGGTGCGTTACGACCACAGTAAAGCAATGGCCCAGAAACTGAAACGGGCGCGTAAGTCCTTCAAATTTGTCACTTTGAAAGATGGTGACCATCATCTCAGCAATCAGAAAGACCGCATCAAATTCCTGCAGGAAGTGGAAAAATTCCTCGCGAAAAACCTATGA
- a CDS encoding MAPEG family protein, whose protein sequence is MQLIYPMGLLAIFTLLYAGLVLATRIKAYRQGDVKARYLREFTDDTPPSYMQKPTRHWSNLFELPVLFYAVCLTILVLNLSDTVFIYLAWSFFVMRLIHALIHTTYNHVLHRLGAFIIGHLIILAMWVRLLMMVPAS, encoded by the coding sequence ATGCAACTTATTTATCCCATGGGATTACTTGCGATTTTCACATTACTCTATGCGGGGCTGGTGCTCGCCACCCGCATCAAGGCCTACCGACAGGGAGACGTCAAAGCCCGCTACCTTCGTGAATTCACCGACGACACACCGCCGAGCTATATGCAGAAACCGACCCGGCACTGGAGCAACCTGTTTGAACTGCCGGTGCTATTCTACGCCGTTTGTCTGACGATTTTGGTGCTGAACCTCAGCGATACGGTTTTCATCTATCTGGCCTGGAGCTTTTTTGTCATGCGACTGATCCATGCGCTGATCCACACCACCTATAATCATGTATTACACCGTCTGGGCGCCTTTATCATCGGCCATCTGATTATCCTCGCCATGTGGGTGAGACTGCTGATGATGGTTCCAGCCTCATAG
- a CDS encoding aminotransferase class V-fold PLP-dependent enzyme gives MTTFTCQKHLFDIPVDVTYLNAAYMGPIMTEAAEAGQAAVAVKRRPWVMGVDDFFDPHDRACSLMADMIGAARSDMAVVPAVSYGIALAAKNLPVAAGQKILVLAEQFPANVYAWQDVARKAQAELVTISRPADGDWTGALCDALDEKVAIVACAAAHWTDGGRVDLVRVGAACRAQGAALVLDLTQSLGVVPFSVQEVDPDFMVAAAYKWLLGPYSYGFVYVAPRHHGGVPLEEAWISRKGSRNFARLVDYQPAYEPGAGRFNVGERSNFMLTPIVISALERLNGWGAAAIATYLEGLTDDIAVGAQALGLGVADKAQRSPHLIGLNFKGGVPAGLAEHLTAQKIYVSFRGDSMRVSPHIYNDASDGVRLLEALGEFL, from the coding sequence ATGACGACATTCACCTGCCAGAAACATCTGTTCGATATCCCTGTCGACGTGACCTATCTCAACGCGGCCTATATGGGCCCGATTATGACCGAGGCGGCAGAGGCCGGGCAGGCGGCGGTCGCCGTGAAACGCCGCCCCTGGGTGATGGGGGTGGATGACTTCTTTGACCCCCATGATCGGGCGTGTTCTCTCATGGCCGACATGATCGGCGCGGCGCGATCAGATATGGCGGTGGTGCCGGCGGTGTCCTACGGTATCGCCCTGGCGGCGAAAAACCTGCCGGTGGCGGCGGGGCAGAAAATTCTCGTACTGGCGGAACAGTTCCCCGCCAATGTCTATGCCTGGCAGGACGTCGCCCGCAAGGCCCAGGCCGAGCTGGTGACCATTTCCCGGCCCGCCGACGGCGACTGGACGGGGGCGCTTTGTGACGCCCTTGATGAGAAAGTGGCGATCGTCGCCTGCGCCGCGGCCCACTGGACCGATGGCGGGCGGGTTGATCTGGTGCGGGTCGGGGCGGCCTGTCGCGCACAGGGGGCGGCGTTGGTGCTTGATCTCACTCAGTCTCTGGGCGTCGTGCCCTTTTCGGTGCAAGAGGTTGACCCTGACTTTATGGTGGCGGCCGCCTATAAATGGTTGCTGGGGCCGTACAGTTATGGCTTCGTTTATGTCGCTCCGCGGCATCACGGCGGGGTGCCGCTGGAAGAGGCCTGGATTTCCCGCAAGGGGTCGCGCAATTTTGCCCGTCTGGTGGATTATCAGCCGGCCTATGAGCCTGGCGCCGGGCGTTTTAATGTCGGAGAACGCAGCAATTTCATGCTGACACCGATTGTCATTTCGGCTTTGGAACGATTAAACGGATGGGGGGCGGCGGCAATCGCCACTTACCTGGAAGGCCTGACCGATGATATCGCCGTCGGGGCGCAGGCGCTTGGCCTGGGGGTGGCGGACAAGGCCCAGCGTTCGCCGCATCTGATCGGTCTGAATTTCAAGGGCGGGGTTCCGGCGGGCCTGGCGGAACATCTGACAGCGCAAAAGATCTACGTCAGTTTCCGCGGTGACAGCATGCGGGTCTCGCCGCATATCTATAATGACGCTTCGGATGGGGTCCGCCTGCTCGAGGCGCTGGGAGAGTTTCTGTGA
- a CDS encoding CYTH domain-containing protein: MIKGLFGGKKNSTSVEIERKFLLTRLPEAKPERRHHIRQGYIARNGGTVVRVRQKDDSYILSVKTPSKGIGRYEIEKTLTADEAEVLFAACSEPQIEKTREIYHHGGHIWEVDIFDGANKGLIVAEVELKSETEDITLPPWIGPEVTGLQKFYNAHIAQNPFKSWGVSYADLVQRLQG; encoded by the coding sequence GTGATCAAAGGGTTGTTTGGCGGGAAGAAGAACAGCACCTCGGTGGAAATCGAGCGGAAGTTTCTCCTGACCCGTTTGCCGGAGGCCAAGCCTGAGCGCCGCCATCATATTCGTCAGGGTTATATCGCCCGCAACGGCGGCACGGTGGTCCGGGTGCGGCAAAAGGATGACAGCTATATTCTATCGGTGAAAACCCCGAGCAAAGGCATAGGTCGTTACGAGATCGAAAAGACTTTGACCGCTGATGAAGCCGAGGTTCTGTTTGCCGCCTGCAGTGAGCCGCAGATCGAAAAAACCCGAGAAATTTACCACCACGGGGGGCATATCTGGGAAGTGGATATTTTTGACGGGGCCAATAAAGGCCTAATCGTTGCGGAAGTGGAACTAAAGTCAGAGACGGAAGACATCACCCTGCCGCCGTGGATCGGGCCGGAAGTCACGGGACTTCAGAAATTCTATAACGCCCATATCGCCCAGAACCCCTTCAAGAGCTGGGGTGTGAGCTACGCCGATCTGGTGCAACGGCTGCAGGGCTAG
- a CDS encoding Fic family protein: MEKVHSPEYLYWSKIKRKDWLPEEMEAEEFWAHVKAYRQINFNDTPILDDGDLIFRWFHLSRYAPFLHEIDLHMGGHLMGQNHITDNEKLEYVSRGLMEEAIASSQLEGAHTTRVVAKKMLIEGRAPQDKAEHMILNNYKTMKAIEQEFCKKDLSLDMLNELHVMITQNTLPKDAQGVFRTDEDKIVISPKGDDQITYICPKIAFVEQELPRLIAFANDQDLSDFIHPVIKAIMLHFWLAILHPYMDGNGRLARVLFYWYLLKHDYWAFAYLPISEMIKKSPGQYSQAYVYSEQDDNDLTYFIDYNIRKIKQARDTFSQYIARKKKDKEVENQIVRSHHDFNKRQLKLLVHFYQNPGERTNVSAQSKIHQVTRVPAAQDLKKLQTSGYLTSQKQGKLVYYYPTAKVKDLFREDTALKT; the protein is encoded by the coding sequence ATGGAGAAGGTTCATTCTCCGGAATATCTTTATTGGTCCAAAATCAAACGAAAAGACTGGCTACCGGAGGAGATGGAGGCAGAAGAATTTTGGGCGCATGTGAAAGCTTACCGACAGATAAATTTCAACGATACGCCAATTTTGGATGATGGTGATTTAATCTTCCGCTGGTTTCACCTGTCCCGTTACGCGCCATTCCTGCATGAAATTGACCTTCATATGGGCGGGCATTTGATGGGGCAAAATCATATTACAGATAATGAGAAACTGGAATATGTATCGCGGGGGCTGATGGAGGAAGCGATAGCCTCATCGCAACTGGAGGGGGCGCATACCACCCGGGTTGTGGCCAAAAAAATGCTGATTGAAGGCCGGGCGCCGCAGGATAAAGCGGAACATATGATCCTGAACAACTACAAGACAATGAAAGCCATCGAGCAGGAATTTTGCAAAAAAGACTTAAGTCTGGATATGCTTAATGAATTGCATGTCATGATCACACAGAATACTTTACCCAAAGATGCGCAAGGGGTTTTTCGGACGGATGAGGATAAGATTGTCATCAGCCCAAAGGGGGATGATCAGATCACGTATATTTGCCCCAAAATTGCTTTTGTGGAACAGGAACTGCCCAGACTGATCGCATTCGCCAATGACCAGGACCTGTCTGATTTTATACATCCGGTGATCAAGGCCATTATGCTGCATTTCTGGTTGGCGATCCTGCATCCCTATATGGATGGTAATGGCCGGTTGGCGCGGGTGCTTTTTTATTGGTATCTGTTAAAGCATGACTATTGGGCTTTTGCCTATCTGCCAATTTCGGAAATGATCAAGAAATCGCCAGGGCAATATTCACAGGCCTATGTCTATAGCGAGCAGGATGATAACGACCTGACCTATTTCATTGATTATAATATCCGCAAGATCAAGCAGGCCAGAGACACTTTCTCCCAATATATCGCGCGCAAGAAAAAGGACAAAGAGGTCGAAAACCAGATTGTCCGGTCGCACCATGATTTTAATAAACGCCAGTTGAAACTTCTGGTGCATTTTTATCAAAATCCCGGTGAAAGAACCAATGTTTCCGCCCAGAGTAAAATACATCAGGTGACCAGAGTGCCAGCGGCTCAGGATTTGAAAAAATTGCAGACATCAGGGTATTTGACGTCGCAGAAACAGGGAAAGCTAGTTTATTATTATCCGACAGCTAAAGTGAAAGACCTGTTTCGAGAGGATACGGCCTTAAAGACTTAG
- a CDS encoding M20/M25/M40 family metallo-hydrolase, translating into MTKLFLVITLCMTFGATGVVAADRDSAHGKKALEIYRKVISIPTVAGRGKVPEMVDYLVSELHQAGFTDQDIEILPKGETAALVVRYRGDGSSGKDPILLLAHMDVVEADPKDWQRPPFELTQDETYFYGRGTVDNKLGVTQLISTFIRLKKAGFTPNRDLVIALTGDEETGMTTTRMLAYERADLTRAEFALNTDAGGGELRADGKPVVYLVQVAEKTYATFELTVTNPGGHSSRPRPDNAIYDLAEAIRKVQAVHFPVRYTDMTRDYFRTTGGKLGGELGAAMIRFADHPEDKTATDRLEVESSYVGTTRTTCVPTMLHGGHAENALPQSATVTVNCRIFPGVSVAAVQKTLQDAIANDAVTFKVLDNPTVSPISELRPDVLAALETVVQDRYPGIDIIAFMESGGTDGMHYRAAGIPTVAISSAFMNPDEMFAHGLNERLPIKTFYDGLDHWTDILKALSMSQQ; encoded by the coding sequence ATGACGAAATTATTCCTCGTGATAACATTATGTATGACGTTTGGCGCGACAGGGGTTGTCGCCGCAGACCGGGACAGCGCGCACGGCAAAAAGGCGCTGGAGATATACCGCAAGGTGATTTCCATCCCGACGGTCGCAGGGCGGGGCAAGGTGCCGGAGATGGTCGACTATCTGGTTAGTGAATTGCACCAGGCGGGCTTTACCGATCAGGATATTGAAATTCTGCCAAAAGGAGAGACCGCGGCCCTCGTGGTGCGCTACCGCGGCGACGGCTCTTCCGGCAAGGACCCTATTTTACTGCTTGCGCATATGGATGTGGTCGAAGCCGATCCAAAGGATTGGCAGCGGCCGCCGTTTGAGCTGACCCAGGATGAAACCTACTTTTATGGCCGCGGCACGGTGGATAACAAGCTTGGGGTGACCCAGCTGATTTCAACCTTCATTCGCCTGAAAAAAGCAGGCTTCACCCCGAACCGGGATCTGGTGATTGCTTTGACCGGGGACGAGGAAACCGGCATGACGACGACCCGGATGCTGGCCTATGAACGCGCCGATCTGACCCGGGCGGAATTCGCCCTCAATACAGACGCGGGTGGCGGGGAACTGCGCGCCGACGGAAAACCGGTGGTCTATCTTGTGCAAGTGGCGGAAAAAACCTATGCGACGTTCGAACTGACGGTGACGAATCCGGGCGGGCACAGCTCGCGGCCAAGGCCGGACAATGCGATTTATGATCTGGCGGAGGCGATCCGTAAAGTTCAGGCGGTGCATTTTCCCGTGAGGTATACAGACATGACCCGTGACTATTTCCGCACCACAGGCGGGAAACTCGGCGGCGAGCTCGGCGCGGCGATGATCAGATTCGCGGATCATCCGGAAGACAAGACAGCGACAGATCGGCTGGAGGTCGAATCCTCTTATGTGGGCACGACCCGCACCACTTGTGTGCCGACGATGCTGCACGGGGGACACGCGGAAAATGCCCTGCCTCAGTCGGCGACGGTGACGGTCAATTGCCGGATCTTCCCCGGCGTGTCGGTGGCGGCGGTGCAAAAGACCCTGCAGGACGCCATTGCCAATGACGCGGTGACGTTCAAGGTGTTGGATAATCCGACCGTGAGTCCGATTTCAGAATTGCGCCCCGATGTCCTGGCGGCGCTTGAAACTGTAGTCCAGGACCGCTATCCCGGGATCGATATTATAGCCTTCATGGAATCCGGCGGCACCGACGGCATGCATTACCGGGCGGCGGGCATTCCGACGGTGGCGATTTCCAGCGCCTTCATGAATCCGGACGAGATGTTCGCGCATGGTCTGAATGAACGCCTGCCGATCAAGACTTTTTATGACGGGCTGGATCACTGGACAGACATTCTGAAAGCCTTGTCCATGTCACAGCAGTAA
- a CDS encoding J domain-containing protein, translated as MRRSKASTFPRWNGYESERDPIQVRMCDHDGCDNKGEFPAPKSPDSRDKWQFCEFHITEFNKNWNYFEGLSKDEAFKRAQEDMRTARGYASSGAYDMGEETYGKDRRRSDALDILDLEEDATAAEVKTAYRRMAKLYHPDTNLGDSDAAIKFQQVSAAYEVLKVK; from the coding sequence ATGAGAAGATCAAAAGCATCCACCTTTCCCCGCTGGAACGGCTATGAATCCGAGCGGGACCCTATTCAGGTCAGGATGTGTGATCATGATGGCTGCGACAACAAAGGTGAATTTCCCGCCCCCAAATCCCCTGACAGCCGCGACAAATGGCAATTCTGCGAATTTCACATCACCGAATTCAACAAGAACTGGAACTATTTCGAAGGCCTGAGCAAAGATGAGGCCTTCAAACGCGCCCAGGAAGACATGCGCACCGCCCGGGGTTATGCCTCCAGTGGCGCCTATGACATGGGGGAAGAAACCTACGGCAAAGACCGGCGGCGCAGCGACGCACTTGATATTCTTGATCTGGAGGAGGACGCCACGGCCGCCGAGGTTAAAACCGCCTATCGCCGTATGGCCAAGCTCTATCATCCCGACACCAATCTCGGGGACAGCGATGCGGCAATCAAATTTCAGCAGGTCAGCGCCGCCTATGAAGTTCTCAAGGTAAAATAA
- a CDS encoding GNAT family N-acetyltransferase → MSTHRSENILLRGGEAADARQIAELINIASRGIELHDWQAELTLAMVADGQNGIDVGAAKVLASEGYNHYSRVRVADCDGRVAAMCLNHILVKKTAAELDSLAPMRRVYADLKQHEPGSFYIDSLACFPAYRGRGLGKLLIEDAFEEAQAVACDRISLLAFEQNAGAMRLYQHMGFEVLYRLPAVESEEIPYGGDVVLMSRDVP, encoded by the coding sequence ATGTCGACACATAGGTCAGAAAATATTCTCCTGAGAGGGGGAGAGGCAGCGGATGCCCGCCAAATTGCAGAATTGATCAACATCGCGTCGCGTGGCATTGAATTGCATGACTGGCAGGCGGAACTGACCCTGGCGATGGTGGCCGACGGCCAGAACGGAATTGATGTGGGCGCGGCCAAAGTTTTGGCGTCAGAGGGCTATAATCATTACAGTCGGGTGCGGGTCGCGGACTGCGACGGGCGGGTGGCGGCCATGTGTCTCAATCATATTCTGGTGAAAAAAACCGCCGCCGAACTGGACAGTTTGGCGCCGATGCGCCGGGTTTATGCCGATCTCAAGCAACATGAGCCGGGCAGTTTTTATATCGACAGTCTGGCGTGTTTTCCGGCGTATCGCGGTCGGGGACTGGGGAAGCTTTTGATCGAAGATGCTTTCGAGGAGGCGCAGGCCGTGGCCTGTGACCGGATCAGTCTGTTGGCTTTTGAACAGAATGCCGGTGCCATGCGGTTATACCAGCACATGGGGTTTGAGGTTTTATATAGATTGCCGGCGGTTGAGAGTGAAGAAATCCCTTACGGGGGCGATGTGGTTCTGATGAGCCGGGACGTGCCTTAA
- a CDS encoding response regulator transcription factor, whose product MASKIMLVDDDQNILTSVSMAVESEGFDVVTYNDGAAALEGLAKDLPDLAVFDIKMPRMDGMELLRRVREKHDFPVIFLTSKDDEIDEMLGLKMGADDYIKKPFSQRLLIERIKTILRRVDAVQKSKTDGEDEDGVLIRGRLKLDPVRHVCEWGGQDVKLTVTEFLILEALSHRPGHVKSRDQLMDIAYNDDVYVDDRTIDSHIKRLRKKFRNVDPDFDGIETLYGVGYRYTES is encoded by the coding sequence ATGGCTTCAAAAATTATGCTTGTGGATGACGATCAGAACATTCTGACGTCGGTCAGTATGGCGGTGGAATCCGAAGGGTTTGACGTGGTCACTTATAATGACGGTGCGGCGGCCCTGGAAGGTTTGGCTAAGGATTTACCGGATCTGGCGGTATTTGACATCAAGATGCCGCGCATGGACGGTATGGAGCTGTTGCGCCGGGTGCGGGAAAAACACGATTTTCCCGTTATCTTCCTGACCTCCAAAGATGATGAAATTGATGAAATGCTCGGGTTGAAGATGGGGGCGGATGATTACATCAAGAAGCCTTTTTCCCAGCGGTTGCTGATCGAGCGCATTAAAACCATCCTGCGTCGGGTGGATGCGGTGCAGAAAAGCAAAACCGACGGTGAAGATGAAGACGGCGTGTTGATCCGGGGACGTCTGAAACTGGACCCGGTGCGGCATGTTTGTGAATGGGGCGGGCAGGATGTGAAGCTGACGGTGACGGAATTTCTGATTCTTGAAGCCCTGAGCCACCGGCCCGGCCATGTGAAAAGTCGCGATCAACTGATGGATATTGCCTATAATGACGATGTTTATGTCGATGATCGCACCATAGACAGCCACATCAAACGGCTGCGCAAGAAGTTTCGTAATGTGGACCCGGATTTTGACGGCATTGAAACCCTGTATGGCGTCGGTTATCGCTATACGGAAAGTTAA